A DNA window from Ctenopharyngodon idella isolate HZGC_01 chromosome 8, HZGC01, whole genome shotgun sequence contains the following coding sequences:
- the ciao1 gene encoding probable cytosolic iron-sulfur protein assembly protein ciao1 yields MEMKGEMELLQRVSAHPDSRCWYVAWNPAGTLLASCGGDRAIRIWGKEGDSWECKCVMADGHQRTVRKVAWSPCGKYLASASFDATTCIWKKTEDDFESLTVLEGHENEVKCVAWAPSGNLLATCSRDKSVWIWEVDEEDEYECVSVVNSHTQDVKHVVWHPTQELLASASYDNKVCIYKEEDDDWECRATLEGHESTVWSLTFDPEGRRLASCSDDRTVKIWKESTSGDGSSDESWKCICTLSGFHGRTVYDVAWCRLTGALATACGDDGVRVFKEDPTADPEQPIFFLTAHVPKAHNQDVNCVSWNPKEAGLLATCSDNGEFAIWKYNSDN; encoded by the exons ATGGAAATGAAGGGCGAGATGGAGCTGCTGCAGAGGGTGAGCGCGCACCCAGACTCGCGCTGTTGGTACGTCGCGTGGAACCCCGCGGGCACACTGCTCGCGTCATGCGGCGGGGACCGCGCGATAAGAATATGGGGTAAAGAAG GGGACAGTTGGGAATGTAAGTGTGTCATGGCTGATGGTCACCAGCGTACGGTAAGAAAGGTGGCCTGGTCGCCCTGCGGGAAGTATCTGGCATCAGCAAGCTTTGATGCTACAACATGCATCTGGAAGAAGACGGAAGATGATTTTGAG TCCCTGACAGTGTTAGAAGGTCATGAGAACGAGGTGAAGTGTGTGGCCTGGGCTCCATCTGGAAACTTACTGGCCACCTGCAGCAGAGACAAAAGTGTTTGGATCTGGGAAG TGGACGAGGAGGATGAATACGAGTGTGTAAGTGTTGTGAATTCACACACGCAGGACGTGAAGCATGTCGTTTGGCACCCGACACAGGAG CTTCTTGCATCAGCCAGCTATGACAACAAAGTGTGCATTtataaagaggaagatgatgaCTGGGAATGTAGAGCCACGCTAGAGGGACACGAATCCACTGTCTGGAGTTTGACCTTTGACCCTGAGGGACGAAGATTAGCGTCTTGTAGCGATGATCGTACCGTGAAGATCTGGAAGGAGTCAACTTCTGGAGATG GTTCGTCAGATGAGTCCTGGAAGTGTATATGTACCTTGTCTGGATTCCATGGGAGAACAGTATATGATGTTGCATG GTGTCGTCTGACCGGTGCCTTGGCCACAGCGTGTGGCGATGATGGAGTCCGTGTGTTCAAAGAAGACCCCACTGCCGACCCAGAGCAGCCCATCTTCTTCCTGACGGCCCACGTGCCTAAAGCCCACAATCAGGACGTCAACTGCGTGTCCTGGAATCCAAAGGAGGCGGGACTGCTGGCCACCTGCAGCGACAACGGAGAGTTTGCCATCTGGAAGTACAACTCTGATAACTGA
- the tmem127 gene encoding transmembrane protein 127, whose amino-acid sequence MYAPPGTALPGNRRRRGGTALPKQPERSLASALPGALSITALCTALAEPAWLRVHGGTCPRQELGVADVLGYIDDKLIEDYCINSQSILLLRVIAAFCFLGILCSLTAFLLDVFGPKHPALKITRRYAFAHILTVLQCATVIGFCYWASELILSLQQQHKKYHGSLIYVTFAISFYLVAGAGGASILATAANLLRHYPTEEEEQALELLSEMEESSETYPVDYDITNQFQPPPAYTP is encoded by the exons ATGTACGCACCCCCGGGAACTGCTCTGCCTGGCAACCGGAGGAGGAGAGGTGGTACAGCTCTACCCAAACAGCCAGAGAGGAGTCTGGCGTCGGCACTGCCCGGCGCGCTCTCCATCACGGCGCTCTGTACGGCCCTGGCAGAACCGGCCTGGCTCCGCGTCCACGGAGGAACCTGCCCCAGACAGGAGCTTGGTGTCGCAGATGTCCTGGGATATATAGATGACAAACTCATTGAGG ATTACTGTATTAACTCTCAGTCCATTCTGCTTTTGCGGGTCATCGCTGCTTTCTGTTTTCTGGGCATTCTGTGCAGCCTGACGGCATTTCTGCTGGATGTCTTTGGACCCAAACACCCAGCCCTCAAGATCACACGCAGATATGCTTTCGCTCACATCCTCACAG TGCTCCAGTGCGCTACAGTGATTGGCTTCTGCTACTGGGCCTCGGAACTGATTCTGTCcctgcagcagcagcacaaGAAGTACCACGGCTCGCTCATCTACGTCACTTTTGCCATCAGCTTCTACCTGGTGGCTGGTGCAGGCGGAGCCTCTATTTTAGCCACAGCGGCCAACCTGCTCCGTCATTACCCCACTGAGGAGGAGGAGCAAGCCCTGGAGCTCCTCTCAGAGATGGAGGAGAGCAGTGAAACATACCCAGTTGATTACGACATTACCAACCAATTCCAGCCTCCACCGGCCTACACACCCTGA